In uncultured Desulfovibrio sp., one DNA window encodes the following:
- a CDS encoding FtsQ-type POTRA domain-containing protein, whose amino-acid sequence MSFLRKKKARNSYRKEPRTGRVFRLPHVRLPRFHLPRGSMVSVLALGGLLVTVTAVVVGVCALSLWLYGKATTSDFFATTHIDVSGNVRLSRDMVLQYGGIREGDNSLAVSITEMERRLRATPWVEEVSVKRLLPDRFVIRLRERMPSFWVQRNGALYYANERGEIIAPVESENFLSLPTLLVENGGEDAIDYLGRFMADLNSGSLPVEAGAIASVTLSASRGVEVYLEDRELRLSIATDDWSGNLARLGVTLGDLARRQELKNVRDVRAVHGNVWVILNQNVRS is encoded by the coding sequence ATGTCCTTTCTGAGAAAGAAGAAGGCCCGTAACAGCTATCGTAAGGAGCCGAGGACAGGGCGGGTTTTTCGCCTGCCGCATGTGCGGCTACCCCGTTTTCATCTGCCGCGCGGCAGCATGGTGAGCGTTCTGGCCCTGGGGGGCCTGCTGGTCACGGTAACGGCTGTGGTGGTGGGGGTATGCGCGCTGAGTCTCTGGCTGTACGGCAAGGCCACAACCAGTGATTTTTTTGCCACGACCCACATCGACGTAAGCGGCAATGTGCGCCTGTCGCGGGATATGGTCTTGCAGTACGGCGGCATCCGGGAAGGCGACAACAGCCTTGCGGTGAGTATCACGGAGATGGAGCGCCGCCTGCGGGCCACCCCCTGGGTGGAAGAGGTTTCTGTCAAGCGTCTGTTGCCGGACCGTTTTGTTATCCGCCTGCGGGAGCGCATGCCGTCCTTCTGGGTGCAGCGCAACGGGGCACTGTATTACGCCAATGAGCGGGGCGAGATCATCGCCCCTGTGGAAAGCGAAAACTTTCTCTCCCTGCCCACGCTGCTGGTGGAAAACGGTGGTGAGGACGCCATCGACTACCTGGGCCGCTTCATGGCGGACCTGAACAGCGGCAGCCTGCCGGTGGAGGCAGGGGCCATTGCTTCCGTCACGCTGAGCGCCTCCCGCGGTGTGGAAGTCTACCTGGAAGACAGGGAACTGCGCCTTTCCATTGCCACGGATGACTGGAGCGGCAATCTGGCGCGACTGGGAGTGACCCTGGGCGATCTGGCCCGGCGGCAGGAACTGAAGAATGTTCGGGACGTGCGTGCGGTTCACGGCAACGTCTGGGTCATATTGAATCAGAATGTACGCAGCTGA
- the murB gene encoding UDP-N-acetylmuramate dehydrogenase produces MRELALPRLAERTTIRLGGHALAELTLECREDALRVPERLTALGGQMLVLGAGSNILAQDGELPLVLVRCGLTDGPEIVEDSGEHVLVRAGAAVPLPRLLRFCAANGLGGLEGLTGIPGSVGGAIAMNAGSFGCETCARLERATVFDGLCLREFTRDMFCYGYRHTLFAGKSSGFMVLDGTFSLTRVARDGIAIVMRHNFLKKKSRQPVTAWSAGCVFKNPAPDVSAGKLLDAAGFRGKSLGGMAFSSLHANFLINEGRGTAAAAFALLDMAREAVARKFGITLETEVRILACPF; encoded by the coding sequence ATGCGTGAGCTGGCCCTGCCGCGCCTGGCGGAACGGACCACCATTCGCCTGGGAGGGCATGCCCTGGCGGAACTGACGCTGGAATGCCGGGAGGATGCGCTGCGCGTGCCCGAGCGCCTCACGGCTCTTGGCGGACAGATGCTGGTGCTGGGGGCCGGCAGCAATATTCTGGCCCAGGACGGGGAGCTGCCGCTGGTGCTGGTCCGCTGCGGCCTGACAGACGGACCGGAGATTGTTGAGGACAGCGGTGAGCATGTTCTGGTGCGTGCGGGAGCCGCCGTGCCCCTGCCGCGGCTGCTGCGTTTCTGCGCTGCCAACGGACTGGGCGGACTGGAAGGGCTGACGGGCATTCCCGGCAGTGTGGGCGGGGCCATTGCCATGAATGCCGGCTCCTTTGGCTGCGAAACCTGCGCCAGACTGGAACGGGCCACAGTGTTTGATGGGCTTTGCCTGCGGGAATTCACGCGGGATATGTTTTGCTATGGATACCGGCATACGCTCTTTGCCGGCAAGTCATCTGGATTTATGGTTCTTGACGGTACTTTTAGCTTGACCCGGGTGGCAAGGGATGGCATTGCTATAGTCATGCGTCACAATTTTCTTAAGAAAAAGTCTAGACAACCTGTGACAGCATGGAGCGCGGGCTGCGTGTTCAAAAATCCCGCGCCGGATGTCTCCGCCGGAAAGCTGCTGGATGCGGCCGGCTTTCGCGGGAAAAGCCTGGGCGGCATGGCATTTTCTTCATTGCACGCCAACTTTCTCATCAATGAGGGCAGGGGAACTGCCGCCGCAGCCTTTGCGCTGCTGGACATGGCGCGAGAGGCCGTGGCCCGGAAATTTGGTATCACGCTGGAGACGGAAGTCAGGATACTGGCATGTCCTTTCTGA